The Dethiosulfovibrio peptidovorans DSM 11002 genome has a window encoding:
- a CDS encoding D-alanine--D-alanine ligase family protein — protein MRISVLCGGDSPERNVSLDSGKEVAEGLKAKGHSVELMDLSSPEALFSFLAGDRPELCFVALHGGWGEDGRLQAVLDMAGVPYTGSGPSGCAVAMDKTLSKGAFAAAGLDVPWGVAVHPGEGSSPMKALSKWGTLVVKPCCGGSTVATYIVSEEDELRKALSSAWELENRALVEAYVAGRELTVTVVEDRGIPRAFPIVEILPDGEFYDYRAKYGGGSRYVSPADLEPSVVEVVSRSAEIAHRVSGCSIYSRVDIRLDGKNRPFVLEINTVPGMTSNSLVPKAAMAGGFSFPDLLDHIVEESMASFSS, from the coding sequence ATGAGGATATCGGTCCTGTGCGGAGGAGACTCTCCGGAGAGGAACGTCTCTCTGGACAGCGGCAAGGAGGTAGCCGAGGGGCTGAAGGCCAAGGGCCATTCGGTCGAACTGATGGATCTGTCGTCTCCTGAGGCCCTGTTCTCCTTTCTGGCCGGCGATCGTCCCGAACTGTGTTTCGTGGCCCTTCACGGAGGATGGGGCGAGGACGGCAGGCTCCAGGCGGTGCTGGATATGGCGGGGGTTCCCTACACCGGTTCTGGGCCATCAGGCTGTGCCGTTGCGATGGACAAGACCCTCTCCAAAGGGGCCTTCGCGGCGGCGGGGCTAGACGTTCCTTGGGGAGTGGCGGTCCATCCCGGTGAGGGGTCCTCTCCTATGAAGGCTCTCTCCAAATGGGGGACTTTGGTGGTAAAGCCATGTTGCGGCGGAAGCACAGTGGCGACCTACATAGTCTCCGAAGAGGACGAATTGAGGAAGGCCCTTAGCTCCGCGTGGGAGCTAGAGAACAGGGCTTTGGTGGAGGCCTACGTGGCTGGCAGGGAGCTGACGGTGACTGTGGTGGAGGACAGGGGGATCCCCAGGGCCTTCCCTATAGTGGAGATCCTTCCCGACGGTGAGTTCTACGATTACAGGGCCAAGTACGGCGGGGGCAGCCGTTACGTCTCTCCGGCGGATCTAGAGCCGTCGGTGGTGGAGGTGGTCTCCCGTTCCGCCGAGATAGCCCACAGGGTATCGGGGTGTTCCATCTACTCCAGGGTGGACATAAGGCTGGACGGCAAAAATCGTCCCTTCGTTTTGGAGATAAACACCGTTCCCGGCATGACCTCCAACAGCCTGGTTCCAAAGGCGGCCATGGCGGGGGGATTCTCCTTTCCCGACCTGCTGGACCACATAGTGGAGGAGTCCATGGCGTCTTTTTCCAGTTGA